From Tripterygium wilfordii isolate XIE 37 chromosome 13, ASM1340144v1, whole genome shotgun sequence, the proteins below share one genomic window:
- the LOC120013448 gene encoding uncharacterized protein LOC120013448: protein MDSIYFDMVLHHGGKLAKNNISQKIEYVGGDVSCWENCNSDMFSLFEILKCLREVGYNSLKNCSFLLPNKSFEDGLKPIRNDQDVLHMIECIKGEDHVDVYVEHPVEVPIFYDGPIPDPKAVIDVDIDVEELTDSEHYVEVETDEEENESYEQDDEGGQQDDEGGQQENDDGQQENEDEVVMEDDSDSDYAKDLLNEYDCDHLEDLDYHLPIDSDDSEVEQRSKRRVPRGPVHNPNLPMKEVRLELGMQFNSLKEFKIAVKDYAIAGGFQLKYYVNNKDRCQMKCEGKVDCPWKIWCSQIKGEQTFQIKTLVESHSCTRLFVNKQASTNWLAFRIADKIRLEPDIKLIDLIPWVSENLQLDITISQAYRAKLKAKEMIEGTAKEQYARLRDYCAEIRNKNVGSTCIVHVNRVTADSPPQFNRIYICLDALKRGFLDGCRPLIGLDGCFLKGCYKGQLLTAIGQDGDGHIYPIAWAVVLVENTENWRWFLMHLMGDLGMDREWTFISDQQKGLENVFNIVLTGFEHRICARHLYNNFSKEHKGVQLKSQFYKIIARTTIPEFEHEMCVMKTLSEPAWKWLDDRADKLWSRAKIRTTCKNDMLLNNISESYNGSILKHRGKPIITFLEELRKDAMKRIVKLRKDMLDSNSNSPLVPNVAKRIVKLVDLSGRWEVIWSGDNAHSLFEVTCRPEKYVVHIVERTCSCRVWDLTGIPCCHAIAALRYIGHPIVEYVSHYYTKETYLRGYSHFVHPLNDMNMYPNTHAEAVLPPPPRKKMGRPQVKRRREAGESQDPSRLRRAYPVIKCGKCGQPGHNRRGCRSDGAAGMVGGNPNMAGTSTAASTRPVRSGVRGGSSRGGGVRRGGSRGGGVPRRGGIRRRGVVPMRVGSNLTSDTVGAATSSTRVASILQASQESVCTNGDRN, encoded by the exons atggactccatttattttgaCATGGTCTTACACCATGGGGGTAAACTAGCGAAAAATAATATATCACAAAAGATTGAATATGTTGGAGGGGATGTTTCATGTTGGGAGAATTGTAATTCAGATATGTTTAGTTTATTTGAAATATTGAAATGTTTGAGAGAGGTAGGGTATAACAGTTTGAAGAATTGTAGTTTCTTGCTGCCCAATAAGAGTTTTGAGGATGGTCTAAAACCCATAAGGAATGACCAGGATGTCCTTCACATGATAGAGTGTATCAAAGGGGAAGATCATGTAGATGTCTATGTTGAGCACCCTGTGGAGGTTCCTATATTTTATGATGGCCCAATACCTGATCCTAAAGCTGTTATTGATGTGGATATTGATGTTGAGGAATTGACTGATTCAGAGCACTATGTAGAGGTGGAGACTGATGAGGAGGAGAATGAGTCTTATGAGCAAGATGATGAGGGTGGGCAGCAAGATGATGAGGGTGGGCAGCAAGAGAATGATGATGGGCAGCAAGAGAATGAGGATGAGGTGGTTATGGAGGATGACTCAGATAGTGATTATGCTAAAGATTTATTGAATGAGTATGACTGTGACCATTTAGAGgatcttgattatcatttgccTATTGATTCTGATGACAGTGAGGTAGAACAGAGAAGTAAGAGGAGAGTGCCTAGGGGACCTGTACACAATCCAAATTTGCCTATGAAAGAAGTTAGATTAGAGCTAGGGATGCAGTTTAATAGTTTAAAAGAGTTCAAGATTGCTGTGAAAGACTATGCTATTGCTGGAGGATTTCAGCTTAAATATTATGTAAATAACAAGGACAGATGCCAGATGAAATGTGAGGGAAAGGTTGATTGTCCATGGAAGATTTGGTGTAGCCAAATCAAAGGAGAACAAACATTTCAAATCAAGACTCTGGTTGAGTCACATAGTTGTACTAGGTTGTTTGTCAACAAGCAAGCATCAACAAATTGGTTGGCATTCAGAATTGCTGATAAGATTAGACTAGAACCAGATATCAAACTGATTGACTTAATACCATGGGTTAGTGAGAATTTGCAGTTGGACATTACAATTTCACAGGCATATAGAGCCAAATTGAAGGCTAAGGAGATGATTGAGGGTACAGCCAAAGAACAATATGCCAGGTTGAGAGACTACTGTGCAGAGATAAGGAACAAAAATGTGGGGAGCACATGCATTGTGCATGTGAATAGGGTTACAGCTGACAGTCCACCTCAATTTAATAGGATATACATATGtttagatgctttgaaaagGGGTTTTTTGGATGGTTGCAGACCACTGATTGGTTTGGATGGatgttttttaaaaggatgcTATAAAGGACAGCTTCTTACAGCAATTGGCCAAGATGGGGATGGACACATATATCCAATTGCATGGGCAGTTGTCTTGGTTGAAAATACTGAAAATTGGAGGTGGTTTTTGATGCATTTAATGGGTGATTTGGGGATGGATAGAGAGTGGACCTTCATTTCAGACCAACAAAAG GGATTGGAGAATGTATTCAACATAGTGCTAACTGGTTTTGAGCACAGAATATGTGCTAGACACCTGTATAATAATTTCAGCAAAGAACACAAGGGAGTGCAACTTAAAAGCCAGTTCTACAAGATTATTGCAAGGACTACAATTCCTGAATTTGAGCATGAGATGTGTGTAATGAAGACACTTTCTGAACCTGCATGGAAGTGGCTGGATGATAGGGCTGACAAGTTGTGGAGTAGAGCTAAGATTAGGACTACTTGTAAGAATGATATGTTGCTTAACAATATTTCAGAGAGCTATAATGGTAGCATTCTAAAACATAGAGGAAAACCTATTATTACATTTCTAGAAGAATTGAGGAAGGATGCAATGAAGAGAATTGTAAAGTTGAGAAAGGATATGTTGGATTCTAATTCCAACAGCCCACTGGTGCCAAATGTTGCAAAGAGGATTGTGAAACTAGTGGATCTTAGTGGGAGATGGGAAGTTATCTGGAGTGGGGATAATGCACATTCACTTTTTGAGGTAACCTGTAGACCAGAGAAGTATGTTGTGCACATAGTGGAAAGAACATGTAGTTGCAGGGTTTGGGATCTCACAGGGATACCTTGCTGCCATGCAATTGCAGCTCTCAGGTACATTGGACATCCTATTGTTGAATATGTAAGTCATTATTACACAAAAGAAACATACTTGAGAGGGTATAGCCACTTTGTTCATCCTCTTAATGATATGAATATGTATCCCAATACTCATGCTGAAGCTGTGCTTCCACCACCGCCAAGGAAAAAAATGGGTAGGCCGCAAGTAAAAAGGAGAAGGGAAGCTGGGGAGAGTCAAGATCCATCGAGGTTGAGGAGGGCTTATCCTGTGATTAAATGTGGCAAATGTGGACAACCAGGGCATAATAGGAGAGGTTGTAGATCTGATGGTGCAGCAGGGATGGTAGGAGGAAATCCTAATATG GCTGGTACCTCTACAGCTGCAAGTACAAGGCCTGTTAGAAGTGGTGTTAGAGGTGGCTCCTCAAGAGGAGGTGGTGTTAGAAGAGGTGGATCAAGAGGAGGTGGTGTGCCCAGAAGAGGTGGGATACGAAGGAGGGGTGTTGTGCCAATGAGAGTAGGATCCAACTTAACAAGTGATACTGttggtgctgcaacatcatcaaCTAGAGTTGCCTCAATCCTACAAGCATCTCAAGAATCTGTTTGCACAAATGGTGATAGAAattaa
- the LOC120013450 gene encoding probable protein S-acyltransferase 1, producing MGIDKSQNWNSPCRDLSMATSKSKPKRLYQVWKGNNKFLCGGRLILGPDAASLFLTAFLIGGPAMAFCVKMLVIAGQYDQLFDYTVFIGGLVLTVLDLMFLSLTSSRDPGIIPRNSQAPDADDSLEFTTPSMEWVNSKTPNLKIPRTKDVMVNNHTVKVKFCDTCLLYRPPRASHCSICNNCVQKFDHHCPWVGQCIGARNYPFFICFISSSTLLCLYVFVFSWINILRQEGNLWGIMSRDIVSVVLIVYCFIAIWFVGGLTVFHFYLIFSNQTTYENFRYRYDKKENPFSKGLIGNLKEVFCSGIPSGMINLRAWAPEDYDPSMGSISSELGGGFIGSKDKFDIEMGGKLGKDGILKMPSILHNLDYSGHDDNLKTKSRDMNASFDPFFFPTDRQLKMQPKSTFGGHSIDDKRMQ from the exons ATGGGAATAGACAAATCCCAGAATTGGAACTCTCCCTGCAGAGACTTGTCCATGGCCACTTCCAAATCCAAACCCAAGCGGCTCTACCAAGTTTGGAAGGGTAACAAT AAATTTCTCTGTGGCGGAAGACTGATCTTAGGTCCCGATGCAGCTTCACTATTCTTAACTGCATTTCTTATCGGAGGTCCTGCAATGGCATTTTGCGTAAAGATGCTGGTTATAGCGGGACAATATGATCAACTATTTGACTACACCGTTTTTATTGGGGGATTGGTCCTAACTGTTTTG GACCTCATGTTTCTCTCCTTGACGTCCAGCCGAGATCCAGGAATTATACCCAGGAACTCACAAGCACCTGATGCAGATGACTCCCTTGAATTCACCACTCCCTCTATGGAGTGGGTTAATAGTAAAACTCCCAACTTGAAGATACCACGGACAAAGGATGTAATGGTCAATAACCACACAGTTAAAGTGAAGTTTTGTGACACTTGTTTGCTATATCGTCCGCCACGTGCCTCTCATTGCTCTATCTGCAACAATTGTGTGCAGAAGTTTGATCACCACTGTCCATGGGTTGGTCAGTGCATCGGAGCA CGCAACTACCCATTTTTCATATGTTTTATATCATCATCAACCCTATTGTGCCTATACGTCTTTGTGTTTTCGTGGATCAACATCCTTCGGCAAGAGGGAAATTTGTGGGGCATCATGTCACGCGATATTGTATCAGTCGTTCTCATTGTCTATTGCTTCATCGCTATCTGGTTTGTTGGTGGCCTCACAGTTTTCCacttttatcttattttctCAAACCAG aCAACATATGAGAATTTCCGTTACCGCTATGATAAGAAGGAAAACCCCTTTAGCAAAGGGTTGATAGGTAATCTTAAAGAAGTCTTCTGCTCAGGGATCCCTAGTGGGATGATAAATCTCCGAGCATGGGCACCGGAGGATTATGATCCAAGCATGGGATCAATTTCATCTGAACTAGGTGGAGGCTTCATTGGCTCAAAAGACAAATTTGACATAGAAATGGGGGGAAAGCTTGGCAAGGATGGTATCCTGAAAATGCCAAGTATCTTGCATAATCTGGATTATAGTGGTCACGACGACAATTTGAAGACGAAGAGTAGAGACATGAATGCTTCATTTGATCCATTTTTCTTTCCCACTGATCGTCAACTAAAAATGCAGCCGAAATCCACTTTCGGAGGTCATTCCATAGACGATAAAAGGATGCAATAG
- the LOC120012928 gene encoding histone-lysine N-methyltransferase, H3 lysine-9 specific SUVH1-like, giving the protein MEQFQGRDSTPRAGSIDKSRVLEIKPLRCLVPIFPSQPNFTSFNTPQGAAPFVCSSPSGPFPPGATSFFPFFGAPGSQGTSGHNPQTTPGQTPPFPFNTPVSDAVPITSFRASSPPRAGATSYHHSRAANGDTTSSGRVTRRSAKSQLQDGVAGEAGNGNAEGERTRFRKKGSMDPEVDDILTSFNIIEFNSARQNDGDKDSVEYVLLIFDLLRRKIAQIEDSKVSSPGVIKRPDLRAGTFLMTKNIRTNATKRMGSVPGVEVGDIFFFRFELCLVGLHSPSMAGIDYLRVNLQEEPVAVSVVSSGGYEDDVEDGNVLIYSGQGGNLNIDQKLERGNLALKNGLDRGNEVRVIRGVKDLASLGKVYVYDGLYKVEESWVEKGRSGCNVFKFKLIRLRGQPEAFTTWKLIQQWKDGISSRIGVILPDLTSGAESLPVSLVNEVDNEKGPEYFTYFSTIKYSKEANSADSSSGCACAGGCLPGNLNCYCIQKNGGYLPYVANGVVANAGQLIYECGPSCLCPPNCKNRVSQGGLKVRFEVFKTKDKGWGLRSWDPIRGGAYICEYAGEAIDNSKVEALHSDMDDYLFDATRSCPPILPSDSNEAPKLPFPLAISAKNIGNVARFMNHSCSPNVIWQPVLRTNNRESDLHVAFHAVRHIPPMTELTYDYGMVPPEEMGRQKKLCLCGSSKCRGFFH; this is encoded by the coding sequence ATGGAACAATTCCAAGGGCGAGACTCAACTCCACGGGCTGGGTCGATTGATAAATCCAGGGTTTTGGAGATAAAGCCATTGCGGTGTCTTGTTCCAATATTCCCCTCTCAACCAAATTTTACTTCATTCAATACACCTCAGGGTGCTGCCCCCTTTGTTTGTTCCAGCCCATCTGGTCCTTTCCCTCCTGGGGCTACatctttctttccattttttgGTGCACCGGGGTCTCAAGGGACCTCTGGACATAACCCGCAAACTACACCTGGTCAAACTCCACCTTTTCCCTTCAACACACCCGTGTCAGATGCAGTGCCCATCACTTCTTTTCGGGCATCGTCTCCTCCAAGAGCTGGAGCCACTTCTTATCATCATTCAAGAGCTGCAAATGGAGATACAACATCATCTGGGAGGGTCACCAGAAGAAGTGCTAAATCACAACTTCAAGATGGTGTTGCAGGGGAAGCTGGGAACGGTAATGCTGAGGGGGAAAGGACTAGGTTCCGGAAAAAGGGTTCTATGGATCCAGAAGTAGATGATATTCTCACATCTTTTAATATCATAGAATTCAATTCCGCTAGGCAAAATGATGGTGACAAGGACTCAGTTGAATATGTACTACTGATATTTGATTTACTACGAAGGAAGATTGCACAGATTGAAGACTCAAAGGTCTCCTCCCCTGGAGTAATCAAACGCCCTGACCTAAGAGCTGGTACATTCTTGATGACAAAAAATATACGAACAAATGCTACGAAGAGAATGGGATCTGTGCCTGGAGTTGAAGTTGgggatattttctttttcaggtTTGAGCTTTGCTTGGTGGGATTGCATTCACCATCAATGGCTGGAATTGATTATCTTAGGGTGAATCTGCAAGAAGAGCCTGTAGCTGTCAGCGTTGTTTCATCTGGAGGATACGAGGATGATGTAGAGGACGGGAATGTATTAATATACAGTGGTCAAGGTGGGAATCTAAATATAGATCAGAAGCTTGAAAGGGGTAATCTTGCTTTGAAGAATGGCTTGGACAGGGGTAATGAAGTGAGAGTAATCCGGGGTGTGAAGGATCTAGCAAGTCTTGGGAAAGTTTATGTCTACGACGGTCTTTATAAAGTTGAGGAGTCATGGGTGGAAAAAGGAAGATCTGGTTGCAATGTGTTTAAGTTTAAATTAATTAGACTCCGTGGTCAGCCTGAAGCATTCACGACGTGGAAATTGATTCAGCAATGGAAAGATGGCATCTCTTCAAGAATTGGGGTTATCTTGCCTGATCTTACTTCTGGGGCTGAGAGTTTACCTGTTTCCCTGGTAAATGAGGTTGACAATGAGAAGGGCCCAGAATACTTCACGTATTTTTCCACTATCAAGTATTCAAAAGAAGCAAATTCAGCAGATTCTTCTAGTGGCTGTGCCTGTGCTGGTGGTTGTCTGCCTGGTAATCTGAACTGTTATTGCATTCAGAAAAATGGAGGCTATCTTCCATATGTTGCAAATGGGGTTGTTGCAAACGCAGGGCAATTAATTTATGAGTGTGGACCTTCCTGCCTGTGCCCTCCTAATTGCAAGAACCGAGTATCCCAAGGAGGCTTGAAAGTTCGCTTCGAAGTTTTTAAAACTAAGGATAAAGGTTGGGGTTTGCGATCCTGGGACCCCATTCGAGGCGGAGCTTATATATGTGAATATGCAGGGGAAGCCATTGATAATTCTAAGGTCGAGGCTCTACACAGTGACATGGATGATTACCTTTTTGATGCTACCCGCTCTTGTCCTCCGATCCTGCCCAGTGATTCCAATGAGGCTCCAAAGTTGCCATTTCCTTTAGCTATTAGTGCAAAGAATATTGGGAATGTAGCTCGTTTTATGAATCACAGTTGCTCTCCGAATGTAATCTGGCAGCCGGTTTTACGCACAAACAATAGGGAGTCGGATCTCCATGTTGCGTTTCATGCCGTTAGACACATCCCTCCAATGACTGAGTTAACATATGATTATGGGATGGTCCCGCCTGAAGAAATGGGCAGGCAGAAGAAACTTTGCTTATGTGGGTCTTCAAAGTGCAGAGGATTTTTCCATTGA
- the LOC120013846 gene encoding alpha-L-arabinofuranosidase 1-like: MASCKVSWSLLLVFLIFGCCSVYQCSAGLDANLTARLLVDASEAASRPIPETLFGIFFEEINHAGAGGLWAELVSNRGFEAGGPNTPSNIDPWSVIGDESSVILTTDRSSCFERNKVALRIDVLCDSQGSNICPSGGVGLYNPGFWGMNIEQGKTYKVILYVRSSESINVSVSLTSSDGLKTLATANIIAAAADVSNWTKAEVLLKAVGTDHSSRLQLTTSQKGVIWFDQVSAMPLDTYKGHGFRNDLFKMLADIKPRFIRFPGGCFVEGEWLRDAFRWKESIGPWEERPGHFGDVWMYWTDDGLGYLEFLQLAEDLGALPVWVINNGISHQDQVDTSNVLPFIQEALDSIEFARGDSNSKWGSVRAAMGHPEPFDLRYMAIGNEDCGKKNYRGNYLRFYDAIKRAYPDIKIISNCDGSSQPLDHPADIYDYHIYTSASDLFSKSSRFNLAPRKGPKAFVSEYAVTGKDAETGSFLAALAEAGFLIGLEKNSDIIEMASYAPLFVNSNDRRWNPDAIVFNSWQLYGTPSYWVHHLFKESSGATLLNATLQSDSSSSLIASAIAWQTDDMKSYLKIKIVNFGSSTVNLRIDVDGLKLNSLGSSQTVYTAADLMDENSFEEPKKVVRTQTLFEDVTKDMDVVLSPYSINSFDFLTESNHLLTKATYSSPTADSSSRASISKEKEEDSLLATM; this comes from the exons ATGGCTTCTTGCAAGGTTTCTTGGAGTCTTCTTTTGGTTTTCTTAATCTTTGGTTGTTGTTCCGTGTATCAATGTTCTGCTGGACTTGATGCAAACCTGACTGCGCGGCTGCTTGTAGATGCATCTGAAGCAGCAAGCCGGCCAATACCTGAAACACTATTTGGAATATTCTTTGAG GAGATAAACCATGCCGGGGCTGGCGGGCTGTGGGCGGAGCTTGTCAGCAACAGAG GTTTTGAAGCTGGGGGCCCTAATACTCCCTCAAATATTGATCCGTGGTCTGTAATTGGAGATGAGTCTTCTGTAATCTTAACAACAGACCGCTCATCATGCTTTGAACGTAATAAGGTTGCACTAAGAATCGATGTGCTTTGTGATAGCCAGGGCAGTAATATCTGTCCATCTGGCGGTGTTGGTCTATATAATCCTGGATTCTGGGGCatg AATATTGAACAAGGGAAGACCTACAAGGTGATTCTTTATGTTCGCTCATCAGAATCGATTAATGTGTCTGTATCATTAACTAGCTCGGATGGCTTGAAAACTCTGGCTACTGCAAACATCAT agctgctgctgctgatgtaTCAAACTGGACTAAGGCAGAAGTTCTGTTGAAAGCTGTAGGAACAGATCATAGTTCAAGACTTCAGTTGACAACATCCCAAAAAGGGGTAATATGGTTCGATCAAGTATCAGCTATGCCTTTGGACACCTACAAG GGTCATGGTTTCCGAAATGATCTTTTTAAAATGCTGGCAGATATAAAGCCTCGATTCATCAGATTTCCAG GTGGCTGCTTTGTCGAAGGTGAGTGGTTAAGAGATGCATTTCGCTGGAAAGAATCCATTGGGCCCTGGGAGGAGAGACCTGGCCATTTCGGTGATGTTTGGATGTACTGGACTGATGATGGACTTGGGTATCTTGAGTTTCTTCAA CTAGCAGAAGACCTTGGGGCATTGCCAGTATGGGTGATTAACAATG GAATCAGCCATCAAGATCAAGTAGACACTTCCAACGTCCTACCTTTTATACAA GAAGCCCTTGACAGTATTGAGTTTGCTAGAGGTGATTCCAATTCGAAATGGGGTTCTGTCCGAGCTGCAATGGGTCACCCAGAACCCTTTGACTTGAGATATATGGCTATTGGGAATGAGGACTGTGGGAAAAAGAATTATCGAG GAAATTACCTTAGGTTCTATGATGCCATAAAGCGTGCCTATCCAGACATCAAAATAATCTCGAACTGTGATGGATCTTCCCAACCGTTAGACCACCCTGCTGATATCTATGACTATCAT ATCTATACATCTGCGAGTGACTTGTTCTCGAAGTCTAGTAGATTTAATCTTGCTCCACGTAAGGGTCCAAAG GCTTTTGTCAGTGAGTACGCTGTGACTGGAAAAGATGCCGAGACAGGAAGTTTTCTAGCAGCATTAGCTGAAGCTGGATTCCTTATTGGACTGGAAAAGAACAG TGATATCATTGAGATGGCAAGCTACGCACCTCTCTTTGTAAATTCCAATGACAGGCG ATGGAACCCCGATGCGATCGTCTTCAACTCTTGGCAGCTCTATGGAACTCCTAGCTACTGGGTGCATCATCTCTTCAAAGAGTCCAGTGGAGCAACTCTACTGAATGCCACTCTCCAAAGCGATTCCTCTAGTTCGCTTATTGCATCTGCAATTGCTTGGCAAACTGATGACATGAAAAGTTACCTCAAAATAAAG ATTGTGAACTTTGGAAGCAGCACAGTGAATCTCAGAATTGACGTGGACGGGCTGAAGTTGAACTCGTTGGGATCATCTCAGACTGTATACACAGCTGCTGATTTGATGGACGAGAATTCATTCGAGGAACCAAAGAAG GTGGTGCGAACTCAAACATTGTTTGAAGATGTAACCAAGGACATGGATGTTGTGCTCTCTCCATATTCTATCAATTCATTCGATTTCTTGACAGAATCAAACCATCTCCTCACCAAAGCAACATATTCTTCTCCTACGGCAGATTCTTCTTCTAGGGCCTCAatctcaaaagaaaaagaagaagattcttTGCTTGCTACTATGTAA
- the LOC120012304 gene encoding 50S ribosomal protein 5 alpha, chloroplastic-like: protein MSVLHCFNATPSLSSQSFLSSTLAISATPISRLPLRPIGQNPTSFNGIRSFVPLNVRKSGVVIVRASSETDETGPNDAVEPPSDNKEVSVPIDKLPLESKLQERMEQKMKMKMAKKIRLRRKRLVRKRRLRKKGRWPPSKMKKLKNV from the exons ATGTCTGTCCTTCACTGCTTCAATGCTACACCGTCCCTCTCTTCACAATCCTTTCTATCGTCTACTCTTGCCATCTCCGCTACCCCTA TTTCTAGGTTGCCCTTGAGGCCCATCGGTCAGAACCCAACATCTTTCAATGGAATTCGATCTTTTGTGCCCCTTAATGTTAGAAAAAGTGGGGTAGTAATTGTCAGAGCTTCATCCGAGACTGATGAAACTGGTCCCAATGATGCTGTTGAACCTCCTTCAGATAACAAAGAAGTGTCTGTTCCTATTGACAAACTTCCCTTAGAGTCGAAGTTGCAAGAGAGGATGGAgcaaaagatgaagatgaagatggcaAAGAAGATAAGGCTCCGTAGAAAGCGGCTTGTTCGCAAGCGAAGGCTGAGGAAGAAGGGCCGGTGGCCTCCTTCAAagatgaagaaattgaaaaatgtATAA
- the LOC120011993 gene encoding protein ROOT PRIMORDIUM DEFECTIVE 1, with amino-acid sequence MILETMRYTSRFLNLPRIQFGPFNSCIQKRWKKPADTAQTRLENRTRDLKLDKLVTHLKKLETILEIKHLMDTRKRGRFVSVQLMSRWKNILGLNVGIGEFIHKYPHVFEVFSHRVKRNLCCRVTRNMRDLLREEESVMKECELDAVRRVKKLLMMSKQGRLHVQALRLIRRELGLPEDFRDAILGKYTEDFRLIDLEIVELVDGDEDLGVAEIEKWREKEYREKWLSEFETRYAFPINFPTGFRIVAGFREKLRNWHRLPYMKPYERKEVVRVRTCGGIERYEKRAVGMIHELLSLTVGKMVRAERLTHFRKDFGMEVNVREVLLKHPGIFYISTKGSSQIVFLREAYSKGHLVEPNPIYLVRRKMLDLVLLGCRNTTESRPEEKTEEKIEEGKNNLGCKVDGRGPREGDWVIPLLEGSYNGTQKNVGETSDLSEEFDEYGEMMHTEEANQL; translated from the coding sequence ATGATACTGGAAACAATGAGGTACACTTCGAGATTTTTGAACTTACCCAGAATTCAATTTGGTCCGTTTAATTCTTGTATCCAAAAGAGATGGAAAAAGCCAGCAGATACAGCCCAAACTCGATTAGAGAACAGAACGAGAGACCTTAAGCTAGATAAACTTGTGACCCATCTCAAGAAGCTTGAAACCATCCTCGAAATCAAGCATCTCATGGACACGCGCAAACGTGGACGCTTTGTATCTGTGCAATTGATGTCTCGCTGGAAAAATATTCTAGGATTGAATGTTGGTATTGGGGAGTTCATTCACAAATACCCTCATGTTTTTGAGGTGTTCAGTCACCGGGTGAAGAGAAATTTGTGTTGTAGGGTTACGAGGAACATGAGGGATTTGCTTCGTGAGGAGGAGAGTGTTATGAAAGAGTGTGAATTGGATGCTGTAAGGAGAGTGAAGAAATTGTTAATGATGTCAAAACAAGGAAGGCTTCATGTTCAGGCTTTGAGGTTGATTAGGAGAGAATTGGGATTGCCCGAGGATTTCAGGGATGCAATTTTAGGGAAGTACACAGAAGATTTTAGGTTAATTGATTTGGAGATAGTGGAATTAGTGGATGGGGATGAGGATTTGGGGGTGGCTGAAATTGAGaaatggagagagaaagagtacaGGGAGAAGTGGTTGAGTGAGTTTGAAACCAGGTATGCATTTCCTATTAATTTTCCTACAGGTTTTAGGATCGTTGCTGGGTTTAGGGAGAAGCTGAGGAATTGGCACAGGCTTCCTTATATGAAACCTTATGAGAGAAAGGAGGTTGTTCGGGTGCGTACTTGTGGAGGGATTGAGCGATATGAGAAGCGAGCTGTTGGGATGATTCATGAGTTGTTGAGCTTGACAGTGGGGAAGATGGTTAGGGCCGAAAGATTGACTCATTTTAGGAAGGATTTTGGCATGGAAGTCAATGTGCGTGAAGTTCTTCTGAAGCATCCTGGTATCTTTTACATCTCTACGAAGGGAAGCTCTCAGATTGTTTTTCTCCGAGAAGCATATAGCAAAGGGCATTTGGTTGAGCCAAACCCAATTTACCTTGTTCGTCGGAAAATGTTAGACCTTGTGTTGCTAGGGTGTCGAAATACAACAGAATCACGACCTGAAGAGAAAACAGAAGAGAAAATAGAAGAGGGGAAAAACAATTTAGGTTGTAAAGTGGATGGAAGAGGCCCGAGGGAGGGAGATTGGGTCATTCCTTTGTTAGAGGGTTCTTATAATGGAACTCAGAAGAATGTTGGTGAGACTAGTGACTTATCTGAAGAGTTTGATGAATATGGTGAAATGATGCATACTGAAGAAGCAAATCAACTGTGA